The Gimesia sp. DNA window ATCATGAAAGACGCGAAACGATTATTCGCCGACATAGATGAACTGAACTGCGTCGGCGATGACGTATTTGCCGTCGGTGCCTGCGTTGGAGATTTTCACCCAGCCTGATTTGCCTTTGACGAAGTGGTAAGTGCCCAGGGTGCGGAACAGTTTGTTGTGCGGGGGGATCTGCTGCTGGTTGATGCGGATTGTTTTTTCACCGGCGGCGTGGTGGATTGTGACCGGGGTGTTGGTTGATCTGCGGATGTTGTAGCAGTGTGACATCCGGACTTCGTAGCGGCCGGACTTTGGCAGATCGGGAGTGAAGATGACCGCTTTCTCCCCCTTCCCTTTTTTCTGATCGTGCAGATAGCCGAGTCCGACGTAGGGAGGCGTGTGCGTGGAATACTGCCAGGTGCCGACGAGCCTGGCCTGGGTTTCATCGACGACGATGCCTTTCAGTTTTGTGGGATCGGGTACGATGAAGGGGACGAGTTCGGGTTTATCGACCTCGCCGGGAGCGTGGGTGTTGGCGACCGCGTCGGGGTGGGGTTTGAGTTGGGGAGTGGGTTCGCTGGAATGGAGGGGGGGTTGTGAAATCGAGAGGCAGGCCAGCAGGATGGTGAAAATGAGTGTGGGTTTCATGAGCGCTGTTTTCTGTGAGCGGAATGACGCTAGCCACCGGTAAGTGGGTTCATCGCTGGAGAGTTTACCGACGGCAGTTCGTGTTTCTTTTTTTGAAGGGGCCATACCCAAGTCGTTTCAACCGGGGCTAACGCCCTGCGGCTAATGGTGGAACCCCTGTTCTGTGTGAGAGCCTGGGGGTGGTTGATCAGTTCAACGTTTTTCTTTTTACGGCGGCTAGCGCCTTGCCGCTCAGGGTCTGGTGAGTTTAAAAATGGTATTGTAACATCAGAATCTGGCTCTGTGTGGATTAATTCTGGCGAGGATTGATGACGAGCCTGATTCGGTGGGGCTTTTCTGAATCTGCTAGACTCTGGATCTTTGACGGATAGTACTCACGTCCGGAGAGACTACCTCCGCGGAGGACGGAAATTTTCACAGATACCCGCAGCAACCAGTTAAAAAACCCAAAACTGGAGGGAAGCTCTGCTTTCTTTTCCCGCTCCAGTTGATCCCTGCTCCATTTGGCTTTACGGGGACCTGTTGGATCTTTGAAGTCATTCTCGCGCTGGAAGTAATCGTAAGCATAAAAATCGGAGCAATATTCCCAGTGATTGCCTACCATGTGATGAACTTTCAGCTTGTTAGCTGACGCGAGTCGCGCAGCAATTTCCCATTGTGCTTCCGTGGGCAGATCGACTCCTTTCCACTCAGCATAAGTGACTGCATTGTCGTCTGAAGCATGATCATAGGGAGCCTGCCCTCGTTGCGGATCCTTCAACTGCGCGGAAACAGTTTCCTGCACCCTGGTGATGGTCTGTTTCTGCAGAGGTGTAAGCCTGATACTCCGGACCCCTTCCTCCAGCGTTAGCTCTTTTTCTGATTCGGGGTTCTCACCGTTGATCACGCTTTTCATAAACTCTGTATAGGCTGCATCATAATCGCTTGCCAAATCTGGATTCAATTCCAGCATTCCTCCCCAAATGCCGCGTTCATCCTCGTAAGTCATCATAAATTCCAGTAACCGAAATTTGACCTGTAGTTCTTCGGGAAACTGGCGGACCTGACTATCTATCTTTTCATCATGCCAATCTGCCTGCTGCATGTGTTTCCACAATTCCGGCCCCAGTTGAGAGCGGGTCACGCACGTTTCAGAGATATAATAAGGGCTCATTTGCACCTGGATTTCTTTGGAATCCCAAACCTGATCTGAGCCGATCGTGTAGGTGCCTGCGGGAACCAGTGCATACCACATTCCGGATGCGGGATTCTGTACTCGATTTGGTAAGCCCTCTGTTTTGCCTGCTTTCACGTCGACTTTGATCGGAAACGGAAAGCGGTCGGATTTTCCGGGAGCCTTCGATTCCTCTGCCAGGAGAACTGGAGCCCGTGCGGGGAAGATGCCAAGCAACAGCAGGAGAAACCAGAGTTTGAAGAGCGAAGCGGCTTGCATGAGAACTGG harbors:
- a CDS encoding xanthan lyase, encoding MKPTLIFTILLACLSISQPPLHSSEPTPQLKPHPDAVANTHAPGEVDKPELVPFIVPDPTKLKGIVVDETQARLVGTWQYSTHTPPYVGLGYLHDQKKGKGEKAVIFTPDLPKSGRYEVRMSHCYNIRRSTNTPVTIHHAAGEKTIRINQQQIPPHNKLFRTLGTYHFVKGKSGWVKISNAGTDGKYVIADAVQFIYVGE
- a CDS encoding SUMF1/EgtB/PvdO family nonheme iron enzyme — protein: MQAASLFKLWFLLLLLGIFPARAPVLLAEESKAPGKSDRFPFPIKVDVKAGKTEGLPNRVQNPASGMWYALVPAGTYTIGSDQVWDSKEIQVQMSPYYISETCVTRSQLGPELWKHMQQADWHDEKIDSQVRQFPEELQVKFRLLEFMMTYEDERGIWGGMLELNPDLASDYDAAYTEFMKSVINGENPESEKELTLEEGVRSIRLTPLQKQTITRVQETVSAQLKDPQRGQAPYDHASDDNAVTYAEWKGVDLPTEAQWEIAARLASANKLKVHHMVGNHWEYCSDFYAYDYFQRENDFKDPTGPRKAKWSRDQLEREKKAELPSSFGFFNWLLRVSVKISVLRGGSLSGREYYPSKIQSLADSEKPHRIRLVINPRQN